A single genomic interval of Calypte anna isolate BGI_N300 chromosome 3, bCalAnn1_v1.p, whole genome shotgun sequence harbors:
- the KLF11 gene encoding LOW QUALITY PROTEIN: Krueppel-like factor 11 (The sequence of the model RefSeq protein was modified relative to this genomic sequence to represent the inferred CDS: inserted 3 bases in 3 codons; substituted 1 base at 1 genomic stop codon) produces MHGSPCPEMGDASAVDIVDIYESIRERQRHDSERSTCSTLEQNDIEAVEALVCMSSWXQRSQKGDMLKIRPLTPFSDSGDFTMHAEATSELPKDYLSTLCMTPPHSPDFVEISAAMLLSSQVTYSKPRTVMANAAACSVTSATSASPITKPSVISMEQQCSQKPTTSESFASQPCRAMATSVIRHTGDSSAYHHIPAVQEKTKVTSGYSTSIDWCGADDRRHSRLPQDTCAVDDLVNKASPVHQPYSHDSSDILTNKGQQPVRPVLPQTHLPXNCENDLQKRATPVTPTPVTSAPVSSPQVLCQMXPLNGQSSMINAYVKPSTPTVSTPMKPILPQTVPLSQPVLMGPSVPQGTVMLVLPQTAVTQTPQCPQTVMTVGNTKLLPLAPAPVFIASGQSCTPQMDFSRRRNYVCNFPGCKKTXFQKFHLKAHLRTHTGEKPFSCNWEGCDKKFARSDELSRHRRTHTGEKKFACPVCERRFMRSDHLTKHTRRHMTTKKIPSWQTEVGKLNRIATAEKPKSSNALSMLIPVPSSVCQG; encoded by the exons ATGCACGGCTCGCCCTGCCCGGAGATGGGAGATGCGTCCGCG GTTGACATTGTGGATATCTATGAGTCTATCCGTGAGAGGCAGCGTCATGACAGCGAGAGGTCTACCTGCAGCACCTTGGAGCAGAATGACATTGAAGCTGTTGAAGCACTTGTTTGTATGAGCTCCT GTCAGAGATCACAGAAAGGTGACATGCTAAAGATAAGGCCACTTACGCCCTTCTCGGATTCTGGCGATTTCACAATGCATGCTGAGGCTACGTCTGAATTACCAAAGGACTATTTATCTACACTg tgcATGACCCCTCCACACAGCCCTGACTTTGTTGAGATATCAGCTGCTATGCTCCTCTCCTCACAAGTCACTTACTCCAAACCAAGGACTGTCATGGCAAATGCAGCTGCCTGCTCAGTCACATCAGCGACCAGTGCCTCTCCCATAACCAAGCCATCTGTTATCAGCATGGAGCAGCAGTGCAGCCAGAAGCCCACAACGTCTGAATCCTTTGCCTCTCAGCCTTGCAGGGCCATGGCAACAAGCGTGATACGTCACACAGGTGATAGTTCTGCTTACCATCACATTCCTGCTgtgcaagagaaaacaaaggtaACTTCAGGCTACAGCACTTCCATAGACTGGTGTGGAGCAGATGACCGAAGACATTCCAGACTGCCACAGGACACGTGTGCTGTGGATGATTTAGTTAACAAAGCCTCCCCAGTACATCAGCCTTATTCACATGACTCCAGTGATATTTTGACCAACAAAGGACAACAACCAGTCCGTCCTGTTTTGCCACAGACCCACTTAC AGAATTGTGAGAATGACTTGCAAAAAAGAGCTACCCCAGTGACACCCACCCCAGTGACGTCTGCCCCTGTTTCAAGCCCCCAGGTTCTCTGTCAAA ATCCTTTAAACGGACAAAGCAGCATGATCAATGCCTATGTCAAGCCTTCAACTCCAACAGTCTCAACTCCCATGAAACCTATTTTACCGCAGACAGTCCCACTCTCTCAGCCTGTACTCATGGGACCTTCTGTGCCTCAGGGGACTGTCATGTTGGTTCTTCCACAGACTGCTGTTACACAGACACCACAGTGCCCACAAACAGTCATGACTGTTGGGAACACAAAGTTACTGCCCCTTGCCCCTGCTCCTGTGTTCATTGCTTCTGGTCAAAGCTGCACGCCCCAGATGGACTTTTCTAGAAGGAGGAATTATGTTTGCAACTTCCCTGGATGCAAGAAAACGTAATTTCAAAAGTTCCACCTCAAAGCCCATCTTCGCACTCACACTG GAGAAAAGCCTTTCAGCTGCAATTGGGAAGGCTGTGACAAGAAGTTTGCCCGCTCAGATGAGCTCTCGCGCCACCGCAGGACTCACACCGGAGAGAAGAAGTTTGCGTGCCCCGTCTGTGAGCGTCGCTTCATGCGCAGCGACCACCTGACGAAGCACACCCGGCGCCATATGACCACGAAGAAGATCCCCAGCTGGCAGACAGAGGTTGGCAAACTCAACAGAATTGCCACAGCAGAGAAACCGAAAAGCAGCAACGCTCTGAGTATGCTCATCCCCGTCCCATCGTCAGTCTGTCAGGGCTAG
- the CYS1 gene encoding cystin-1, with amino-acid sequence MQAPGSGQEPRPPRTREAAEPGERRRSRERCPPAPPPPAEPRGCGTGAAMGSGSSRRRGAAAAGAAAERRAVPAGGAAAAENWQLLETVLTEGEEAAALPAPGRTAPAAGSIPPPRDCGRCGEAAGEHGGIPPQQAALSTSSPPDPENTANHQCPHTNSKKPSGQTTISYDYAEEELMASIEREYCR; translated from the exons ATGCAGGCCCCGGGGAGCGGCCAAGAGCCACGCCCGCCCCGGACGCGAGAGGCGGCGGAGCCGGGAGAGAGGCGGCGGTCCCGGGAGCGctgcccccctgccccccccccgcCCGCAGAGCCCCGGGGCTGCGGCACCGGCGCGGCCATGGGCAGCGGCAGCAGCcggcggcggggagcggcggcggcgggggcggcaGCGGAGAGGCGAGCGGTGCCCGCGGGCGGAGCGGCAGCGGCGGAGaactggcagctgctggagacGGTGCTGACCGAGGGCGAGGAGGCGGCGGCGCTGCCCGCCCCCGGCCGCACGGCCCCGGCTGCAGGCAGCATCCCCCCGCCCCGGGACTGCGGGCGCTGCGGGGAGGCTGCGGGGGAGCACGGGGGGATCCCGCCCCAGCAGGCG GCTCTGTCAACCAGCAGCCCACCAGACCCAGAGAACACTGCCAACCATCA GTGCCCACACACGAACAGCAAGAAGCCATCAGGGCAGACCACGATCTCCTATGATTATGCAGAGGAGGAGCTCATGGCAAGCATTGAACGGGAGTACTGCCGCTGA